GGCCGGCAACTCCGTGACGCATCGTCTTTCTCCATCGCCCCGCCGCTCTTGGCCGCCGGAGCTTCAATTCAACTGCGACTAGGGGCCGCGCCGGAGGTGACCTCCTCGCGGGCTCGCAGGCCCCTTGTCGAAAGAGTCTACAGCTTCGGCGCGGCCGCACCACCCGGGGCGCGGTTCGGCCAGTTCTCCAGCTTCATGCCGAGGGAGAGCCCCATCTCCGACAGGATCTCCTTGATCTCCTTGAGGCTCTTCCGACCGAAGTTCTTGGTCTTGAGCATCTCGGCCTCGGACCTCTGCACCAGCTCGCCGATCGTCTTGATGTTGGCGTTCTGCAGGCAGTTGGCCGACCGGACGGAGAGTTCGAGCTCGTCCACGGAACGGAAGAGGTTCTCGTTGAGCTTCTCCTCCTCCTGCGGCATGAGCTCGGCGGGAGTAGGCTCCTCGGTCTCGTCGAAGTTGATGAAGATCGAGAGCTGCTCCTTCACGATCTTCGCCGCATAGGCCACGGCGTCGGCGGGCTCGACCGAGCCGTCGGTCCAGACCTCGAGCGAGAGCTTGTCGTAATCCGTCTGCTGACCGACGCGGGCGTTGGTCACCTGGTAGTTGACCCTCTTCACCGGCGAGAAGAGCGCGTCGATGGGGATGGTCCCGATCGGCTGGCCCGCGACCTTGTTCCGCTCCGCAGGGACATAGCCCCTGCCACGGCGGCAGGTCATCTCGACGCGGAGCTTCCCGCCCTCGGCCACCGTCGCGATGTGGTGGCCCGGGTTGAGCACCTCGACCT
The Vulgatibacter incomptus DNA segment above includes these coding regions:
- a CDS encoding DNA-directed RNA polymerase subunit alpha; this translates as MADATVAKNWRDLIKPRGIQVDHESLTNTYGKFVAEPLERGFGITLGNSLRRILLSSLQGAAITSIKIEGVDHEFSTVPEVSEDVTDIILNLKEVRLRMHTLETRTLRLEVDGPKEVTAGDLVTDPQVEVLNPGHHIATVAEGGKLRVEMTCRRGRGYVPAERNKVAGQPIGTIPIDALFSPVKRVNYQVTNARVGQQTDYDKLSLEVWTDGSVEPADAVAYAAKIVKEQLSIFINFDETEEPTPAELMPQEEEKLNENLFRSVDELELSVRSANCLQNANIKTIGELVQRSEAEMLKTKNFGRKSLKEIKEILSEMGLSLGMKLENWPNRAPGGAAAPKL